In the Eptesicus fuscus isolate TK198812 chromosome 12, DD_ASM_mEF_20220401, whole genome shotgun sequence genome, one interval contains:
- the SYS1 gene encoding protein SYS1 homolog isoform X4, translating into MAGQFRSYVWDPVLILSQIVLMQNVYYGSLGLWLALVDWLLRGSPSLDQMFDAEILGFSTPSGRLSMMSFILNALT; encoded by the exons ATGGCAGGCCAGTTCCGCAGCTACGTGTGGGACCCGGTGCTGATCCTGTCGCAGATCGTCCTCATGCAGAACGTCTATTACGGCTCCCTGGGCCTGTGGCTGGCGCTGGTGGACTGGCTGTTGCGCGGCAGCCCCTCGCTGGACCAGATGTTCGACGCCGAG ATCCTGGGTTTTTCCACCCCTTCAGGCCGGCTCTCCATGATGTCCTTCATCCTCAACGCCCTCACCTG
- the SYS1 gene encoding protein SYS1 homolog isoform X1 — protein MAGQFRSYVWDPVLILSQIVLMQNVYYGSLGLWLALVDWLLRGSPSLDQMFDAEILGFSTPSGRLSMMSFILNALTCALGLLYFIRRGKQCLDFTVTVHFFHLLGCWFYSSRFPSALTWWLVQAVCIALMAVIGEYLCMRTELKEIPLNSAPKSNV, from the exons ATGGCAGGCCAGTTCCGCAGCTACGTGTGGGACCCGGTGCTGATCCTGTCGCAGATCGTCCTCATGCAGAACGTCTATTACGGCTCCCTGGGCCTGTGGCTGGCGCTGGTGGACTGGCTGTTGCGCGGCAGCCCCTCGCTGGACCAGATGTTCGACGCCGAG ATCCTGGGTTTTTCCACCCCTTCAGGCCGGCTCTCCATGATGTCCTTCATCCTCAACGCCCTCACCTG TGCCCTGGGCTTGCTGTACTTCATCCGGCGAGGGAAGCAGTGTCTGGATTTCACTGTCactgtccatttctttcacctCCTGGGCTGCTGGTTCTACAGCTCCCGTTTCCCCTCGGCGCTGACCTGGTGGCTGGTCCAAGCCGTGTGCATTGCGCTCATGGCTGTCATCGGGGAGTACCTGTGCATGCGGACGGAGCTCAAGGAGATCCCCCTCAACTCAGCCCCTAAATCCAATGTCTAG
- the TP53TG5 gene encoding TP53-target gene 5 protein, producing the protein MSPSAKKRPQNSVVFKMQDEKPHDKIQQPISKLTERNRLRMVLKNLSLLRLLKNSNPRIQELYSLARRCWNSLLNVPKVLLISSRNNTVCTKMGQNNGLQEAKCSKKKLKSKNLGKPKELKSQLRVPEKKKVQESRAAVPEGEEQVEPEIPKTSRGHGLITCPGAWGRQLPTGDPGVIFLKTHQGDMEQLEVADQWNWFEGLPRRIHLPGPRVMCRPSTMRLVKRCCTRFCSASLELPMCHPYRV; encoded by the exons ATGAGTCCATCAGCAAAGAAGAGGCCCCAGAATAGTGTGGTTTTCAAG atgcAAGATGAGAAACCACATGACAAGATACAGCAGCCTATCAGCAAATTAACTGAGCGGAACCGACTTAGAATG GTGTTAAAAAACTTGTCACTCTTGAGGCTACTCAAGAATTCAAACCCTCGGATCCAAGAACTATATAGCCTGGCCAGAAGGTGTTGGAATTCACTGCTCAACGTTCCGAAGGTCCTCCTGATCTCCTCCAG GAACAACACCGTGTGCACTAAAATGGGCCAGAATAATGGACTCCAAGAGGCTAAGTGCTCCAAGAAGAAACTGAAGTCCAAGAACTTAGGGAAGCCTAAGGAGTTGAAGTCCCAGCTGAGGGTGCCGGAGAAGAAAAAGGTCCAGGAGTCACGTGCAGCAGTACCAGAGGGAGAAGAACAGGTGGAGCCTGAGATCCCAAAGACATCGAGGGGTCATGGCCTGATCACTTGCCCTGGAGCCTGGGGGAGGCAACTACCCACTGGAGACCCTGGAGTCATCTTCCTGAAGACCCACCAAGGGGACATGGAGCAGCTGGAAGTAGCTGACCAGTGGAACTGGTTTGAGGGGCTGCCCAGGCGAATCCACCTTCCAGGACCCCGGGTGATGTGCAGACCATCCACCATGCGCTTAGTCAAGCGCTGCTGCACCCGCTTCTGCTCTGCATCACTTGAACTGCCGATGTGCCATCCATACAGGGTGTGA
- the SYS1 gene encoding protein SYS1 homolog isoform X3 produces the protein MAGQFRSYVWDPVLILSQIVLMQNVYYGSLGLWLALVDWLLRGSPSLDQMFDAEILGFSTPSGRLSMMSFILNALTWS, from the exons ATGGCAGGCCAGTTCCGCAGCTACGTGTGGGACCCGGTGCTGATCCTGTCGCAGATCGTCCTCATGCAGAACGTCTATTACGGCTCCCTGGGCCTGTGGCTGGCGCTGGTGGACTGGCTGTTGCGCGGCAGCCCCTCGCTGGACCAGATGTTCGACGCCGAG ATCCTGGGTTTTTCCACCCCTTCAGGCCGGCTCTCCATGATGTCCTTCATCCTCAACGCCCTCACCTG